A part of Phoenix dactylifera cultivar Barhee BC4 chromosome 2, palm_55x_up_171113_PBpolish2nd_filt_p, whole genome shotgun sequence genomic DNA contains:
- the LOC103719482 gene encoding aluminum-activated malate transporter 10-like, which yields MANDKEASGGLEWRVTVPSGSSVKMESESGVISRAWTWFAGAVLMAKSTVFGFGKSVWKMGVDDPRKVIHGFKVGIALSLVSIFYYTRPLYDGVGGNAMWAVMTVVVVFEYTVGGCLYKGFNRAVATLSAGGLAVGIHWIASKTGERVEPVILSASVFLLGAAATFSRFIPTIKARFDYGITIFILTFSLVAVSGYRVDEVLDLAQQRLSTIAIGIFICLLVCILICPVWASEELHLLITRNMEKLAESLESCIKEYFMEDGDVDGTNSCSQKSQGYKCVLNSKASEDSQANLARWELAHGRFGFRHPWSQYLKVGAAMRYCAYCMEALNGCINSEIQAPKSTKKHLREVCMKLSSASSKVLKELSSSIKSMKRSQSIDFSVEEMSNAVEELHDALRSFPNQFTQEADEPAVEATEEKKHSISVTTTLPAIELLPLITVASLLIEISARIEGVVDAVHTLADLAGFDSVEKEKPLSPTHQEQQDMKAIQEV from the exons ATGGCAAACGACAAAGAAGCGTCGGGTGGTTTGGAATGGCGGGTGACGGTCCCCAGTGGATCGTCGGTGAAAATGGAGTCGGAGTCTGGCGTGATCAGCAGGGCATGGACATGGTTCGCTGGTGCTGTTTTGATGGCGAAGTCAACGGTGTTCGGCTTCGGGAAGAGTGTCTGGAAGATGGGAGTGGATGACCCGAGAAAGGTCATCCATGGATTCAAGGTGGGGATCGCGCTTTCTCTGGTGTCCATCTTCTACTATACCAGGCCCTTGTATGATGGAGTTGGCGGAAATGCCATGTGGGCCGTCATGACAGTTGTAGTTGTATTCGAATACACAGTAG GTGGGTGCTTGTACAAAGGATTCAACAGAGCCGTCGCAACGCTAAGTGCCGGTGGCCTTGCGGTGGGCATCCACTGGATTGCGAGTAAGACAGGAGAGAGAGTGGAGCCCGTAATTCTTAGTGCTTCAGTCTTCCTATTAG GTGCAGCTGCAACCTTTTCCCGGTTCATACCGACCATAAAAGCCCGATTTGATTATGGTATAACGATATTCATCCTCACCTTCAGCTTGGTCGCTGTCTCTGGCTACCGTGTGGATGAAGTGCTCGATTTGGCACAGCAGCGTTTGTCCACCATCGCCATCGGGATCTTCATTTGCCTACTCGTGTGCATTCTGATCTGCCCCGTTTGGGCCAGCGAAGAGCTTCACCTCCTCATCACCAGAAATATGGAAAAGCTTGCAGAATCCTTGGAGA GCTGCATCAAAGAATATTTCATGGAGGATGGAGACGTCGACGGAACGAATTCATGCTCCCAAAAGTCACAGGGTTACAAATGTGTTCTAAATTCGAAGGCATCCGAAGATTCACAGGCTAATCTAGCAAGATGGGAACTTGCTCATGGCCGTTTCGGCTTTCGCCATCCATGGAGCCAATACCTCAAGGTTGGAGCCGCGATGAGGTACTGCGCTTACTGTATGGAAGCCCTCAATGGTTGCATCAATTCGGAGATTCAG GCACCTAAGTCCACAAAGAAGCATCTGAGAGAAGTTTGCATGAAGCTGAGCTCAGCGTCCTCAAAGGTCTTGAAGGAGTTGTCGAGCTCCATAAAGTCGATGAAAAGGTctcaaagcatagatttttcaGTTGAAGAGATGAGTAATGCAGTGGAGGAGCTCCACGATGCTTTAAGATCATTTCCTAACCAATTTACACAAGAAGCAGACGAACCGGCCGTAGAAGCAACTGAAGAGAAAAAGCACTCCATCTCGGTGACTACTACCTTGCCAGCGATAGAACTGTTGCCGTTAATCACAGTAGCATCTCTGCTGATTGAGATATCAGCTAGGATTGAAGGGGTTGTCGATGCTGTCCACACCTTGGCAGATCTTGCAGGCTTTGATTCTGTCGAGAAAGAGAAGCCCCTGTCTCCAACACATCAAGAACAACAAGACATGAAAGCCATTCAAGAGGTCTGA